The Methanorbis furvi region CGACTCGTAAAAGACGACGAGATCAGTGGACGGAATATCAAGACCCTCCTCGCCAACCGAGGTCGCCACCAGCACATGAAACTCTCCTTCGCGGAACTGGCGGATCGCTTCGATCTGTTCCTTTTGCGACAGACCCTTCTCGGTGTCGCGGGATGCCTGGCCCACGAACCGGATTGCAGGAATTCCTGCGGCTGCCAGATGGTTCACGAGCATCGAGACTCCGTCGCGGTAGGTTGCAAACACAATCACTCTGGACTCAGCGTCCTCAACCAGCTGATCGCGGACGATTCTCACCACTTCGTCAGCTTTTGGGTGCAGTTCCTTCTTCCAGTTGTCAGCGAGTGCAAGCAGGCGCTGGAAACGTTCGTCAGAACAGATGCGTTTGCTTGCTTTGCTTCCGGCTCCTGACGCTCCTTCGCTTTCGAGCCGAGAGAGGTAGGCTTTCAATGCGGTGGTTCCCTGCGACTCGGCCATTGTTACGCCGTGTTTGAGCTTCATCAGTTCGGCATGCACTGACATTGCGGTGTAGGCTGTGCGGTCACGCTGCTGCATTCTGGTCTGAATTTGTGCCATGACGCCGTTCAGTGCTTTCATGGACAGGGCTTCCCGACGAGGCACGCGGTAGTTGAGATCGGTGAGGGTTACGAGGCGGTCATCGATCATGCTGTTCAAAACACTCAAGGCAAGCCAGAGGTCTTCGGGCAGATCGACCGACCGGTACTCGATCTCGCGTTCATGGACGTAAGCACGAACATCCGCATCAGTCTCAACCCGGCTTTCGACGATGCTGACCGAGAGATGTCCGCAGATTTCAGCGACCATCTCAGGATCAGAGCCGGGAGATGCGGTCATGCCAAGAATGAGCGGTTGAGACGCGGTTGCGGTGTAGCGTTCGGCGATGAAGACGTAGGCATAGTTGCCGACAGTTCTGTGACACTCATCGACGATTAAGAGCGAGACGTCGTGGAGCGAGTAGCGTTCGGCGATGAGGTCGTTTTTGATGACTTCAGGGGTTGAGATGCAAAGCTTCGCTTTCCCCCACATCTCGATTCGTTTTGCCGGAGGATTGCTGCCGGTAAACATGGCGACGTCATGTTCTTCGAGGAGAAGATTTTTGGAAAAATAGCGGTAGTGCTGCTCGACTAAGGGTTTGGTCGGGGCGAGCATGAGAATTTTGCCGATTGAGAGCCTCTCAGCCGCGACGCGAAGGGCGACTGCGGTTTTTCCCATTCCTGTCGGAAGAACGACGAGGGTGTTGCCGTCAAGTGCGTGTCTGGCGATATTGGTCTGGTATGCACGCTCTTCGATGGTGTCCTGAGGGATATTGGGGTGGCTGACGTAGGGCATATTAGGGTTATTCGAGGGTTTTTCGGATGGTCTTGATCTGTTCGTAGAGAGATGGAATATCGTTTACAGCGACATCCCAGACATATTTGAGATTGACATTGGCATATGCATGGATGAGTCTGTCCCTCATGCCGGTCATTTTCTTCCATGGAATTTCCGGATGCTGTTCCCTGAACTCCTGCGGTATGTGTTTTGCTGCTTCGCCGATTATTTCGATGAATCGGATGATACCACTGTGATACAGGGGATTTTCGCAGTAGTCCTGATAGGTAATCGTTTCAAGAGCGGTGAGAATATTTTCCGACTGTTCAAAGATGTCATCCAGATAGGGAAGAATGTCTGGATCGTTCATGCACTGACGCTTCCTTCGCCACAGGTAATGGCGTCTTTTTCAATGCGGGTACGAATGCGGGGTTTGAGATATTCGGGAGAGATGAGATCAACTTTTCGCCCAAGAATCGTTTCCAGATACTCGGCGAGAGCGAGATAGTTGTCAAACGTATCATATGCAGAGGCAAAGGTGTAGAGAAGATCAATGTCGCTGTCCGGCATGTCATCGCCGCGGGCAACCGAGCCGAAGAGCGTGAGAGTCTGAATGCCGTACGCTGCCTGTATCTCAGAGAGGTGTTGTGTCAGGGTTTTGAGGACAAACGGTTTGATACTGGTGTATGCAGACATTACTCGTTATCAGATATTTTTGTTTTCAGAGTATAAATGTGCGTCTTTGATCGACTTTTCATTTTTAGGAGACAGACCTGTATATCTTTTCTTGGATTCATGCCGCCACTTCCGGAATTTTTCCGAACAGAATCATCGACGGTTCAATATATCGGACAATTTTCTGAGGACGTCCTCTTTGATGCTCACGTACGCAGGCATTGGTATGTTGGTAGTTTGTCCGTAAATTCTTATGAACATTTGCCAAAGATACGAAGTCGTGAAAAATAAAAAAATTATCCCAGCTGATCGAACGTCTTCTTACCGTTCATCAGCTGTGACACCACCGCAGGAATCTCTGCCAGCGGCAGCCGCACCTGCTTCATCGAGTCGCGATCGCGAACGGTCGCAGCCGCATCCTCCTTTGTATCATAATCGATCGTAATACACACAGGTGTACCGATCTCATCCTGACGGCGGTATCTGCGGCCGATAGCTCCTGCATCATCGTACTCGGTCTGAATGCCCTCGTTCTGTAACGCGTCCACCAGCTTACGTGCAATCTCATCAAGACCATCACGTGCCATCAGCGGAAGAACCGCAGCCTGCACAGGAGCAACGCAGGACTTGAACCGCATCACCGTTCTCGTCTCGCCATCAGCAACATCCTCGGCATACGCATGCTCAAGGACCATGTAGCTCATCCGGTCAATACCATACGAAGGCTCGATCACATGCGGCATAACATCCTCGCCGAACACATCGACCATCTCGTCCTTTACCGTGTACATCTCTGGCGGAACAATGATTTCCTCGCCATCAACGACAAGGTGCAGCCCATCTGCCTGTGGTTCGGCTGTTGGCATAAGCTCAGCAATCGCCTTTGCTTTTCCGCGGAACATTGGACCCATCTTGCCGTAGTTGGGAACAATCGCCTTGTGGTGAACCTTCTTTGCCTCAGGATACTGGACGAAGACCGTCATCTTCTCGCCCGATACTTTGGAGTGAGCTTTGAGATCATAATTTGTGCGGTCCGCAATACCCACAATCTCCACCCAGCCGAACCGGTCGGAGAGCGCTTCTGCATCCCAGCAGTCGGTCGCGTAATGCGCACGCTCGTCAGGCATATGCTGGCGGAACCGGATCTTGTCAGGGTTGAAACCAACCGTACAGAGGATATCATGCGTCATTGCAACGTAATATGCCACATACTCGTTTGCAATAATGCCTTCGTCAACTGCCTGACGCATCGTCTTCGTAACTGCCGGAGCATCCGCTTCCTGCTGGGCAATACCGCATAAGGGCATTGCATAGTCTGCGTAGCGGGAGAAGAACGGATGATCCTTTTCTTCGGGGTGGACGAAGATCTCGGCTTCTGCCTGCGTGAACTCACGAAGACGAATCATTCCCTGACGGGGCGAGATCTCGTTACGGTAGGATTTTCCAATCTGAACTGCACCAAACGGCAGATGATCGCGATAGAATCTGAGAAGCCGCGGGAAGTCAACGAACATTCCCTGGGCGGTTTCGGGACGAAGATATCCTTTCCGCTGTCCTCCTGGACCGATGCTTGTTGTAAACATCAGGTTGAAGTCGAAAACGTCAACTGGTCCGAGAACTTTGCCGCAGGCAGGACATTCTTTGTCGACGAGGACGTCATGCAGATCCTGTTTGGACATGGTTCCTGCATGCGGAATGCCAAAGGATTCGGCAACGTGATCAGCTCTGAGGAACTCCTGACAGTGCGGGCACTGGAACATTTTGTCAGAGAAGCCGCCAACGTGACCGCTCGCAACGTAGATTGGTTCAATACCAACGGTCGGGCATTCAATCTCATAGTATCCTTCCTGCACGACGTAGAATTTGCGCCAGACATTTTCAATTCTGCGCTTCATCATTGCGCCAAGCGGGCCGTAGTCAATGAAACCTGCAACTGAGCCGTATATCTCAGAGGACGGCCAGACAAAACCGCGTCTGCGTGCAAGTTCCGTGACTCTTTCGTAGGTATCTTCCATATCTGCCATGGTTTTCCGGTGCTGTATGTATGGGGCGGACAGACATATAGTTCTCTCGCTGTTGTCGGGTTTGTGTTTTTGTTCGCTGCTCCGCCCACGGAACACACTGACCACACGGAAATTTCACAGAAAAAAATCACGGAGCAGACGTGAACAACACGGAACTTACAATTTCGTGATTATTTTTTTTCGTGTAGGAGTTACGCGGTGATGAGTTTCATCGTTTAAGATTTTTCTGTCCTTGGCCTCACTCGGAGCAACCACGGAATGCACTGAGCACACAGAGCTTCACGGAAAAAAGAAATCGCATGCCTTCGGCCTGCTCACTGCTTCGCAGAAATGCACGGAGAACGCCTGCGGCGCCGGAATGCACGGAAAAACTAAGAGTATGAGTATATATGTCTGTTATTGGTTAGAGGGCCAACTTCCTTAGCTCTTCTGTGCATTCCGGCTCCGCAGGCGTTCTCCGTGCATTTTATTCCGTGAAGTTCCGTGTGCTCAGTGCATTCCGTGGTTGTTCCAAACAAAACCACACCGCGGAACTCCTATCGTGATAATTTTTTTTCCGTGTTGTTCACGTCTGCTCCGTGATTTTTTTCTGTAAAATTTCCGTGTGTTCAGTGTGTTCCGTGGGCGGAGCTACGAGCACGAACAGCGAACACAAATTTTGTGACCATCGATACAGTTTTTAAATTCCATACCAAACATCATCTCATCACAACCTCTCCGGTGTATGCATGTCCGCTGAAACAACCATGATGGGGATTTTTCTCCTCCTTGCCTGTACTCTCATCGTTCTTTTACTGAGCAGCAAGATCAATCTCCCCACAATCATCGGATTTTTCGTGACAGGCATTATTATCGGGCCCTCAGGTCTCAACCTATTTAATTATGAACAGGTAAGTCTCGTCGCAGAGTTTGGTCTCATTCTTCTGATGTTCACAATCGGTCTTGAGATCTCACTGAAAAAACTTCTTGAGATGAAAAAGCTCGTCCTCATCGGCGGCGGACTTCAGATAATTCTCACCACACTTTTTGTCTGGGTTGTTTTGTCCGCGTTCGGCATTCCCTCAAACACTGCATTTCTGCTCGGACTCATGGTATCAGCCTCCTCAACCGCAATTGTTCTCAACATCTATCAGAACAATGGCCAGATCGACACGAGGCACGGAAAACTGCTTCTTGCAATTTTGATCAGTCAGGATATTGCAGTAATTCCCATCATGCTCATGCTCCCCATGATTGCCGGAACCGGAGCAGGCGTTATGGCCTCGCTCTTTACGCTTGGCACAAACATGATAGCACTGCTTGTTGTGATGCTGGTAGCTTTGGTAGTTGTTCCAAAGATTCTTGAAGTGGTAGTCTCACGAAGAAACCGCGAGCTGTTCATCATCTCAGTGATGACGATCTGTATCGGCATTGCCTGGGTGCTGTCGCTTGCGGATGTCTCGATGTCTTTGGGTGCGTTCCTTGCCGGAGTTGCGATTGCAGGATCAGAGTATAACCATGAGGTTATCGGAATCATCATGCCGATTCGGGATATGATGACGGGAATTTTCTTCATCTCTGTTGGCATGATGTTGTCGGTTGCAGTCATGATGGAAAATATTGTGCTGATCTTAATTCTGGTAGGTCTGCTGATTCTTGCAAAGACGGTGATTGCAACTGCTGCCGGATGGATTGCCGGAGCAACTGCGGGGACGGCGATTATCGGGGGCTTGAGTCTTGCCCATATCGGAGAGTTTTCCTTTGTGCTTGGATCGTCCGGGTTGTCGCTTGGTATTCTGACGGATGGAATATATCAGATTTTTCTCGCAGTCGCAATTATTTCGATGACGATTGCGCCTTTCGCGGTAAATGCTGCGCCGAAAATTTCGCAGAGGATTGTGCATGCAGCAACGCACGGAAAAGGGGGTGCTTCGATCTCATTTAGTACTGAGAGTCCTGCATCAAAGCTGGAGGAGGAGGGAGGGCCTGTTATTGTGGTTGGTTTTGGTCCGGCAGGGAGGTATGTTGTTCGGGCGCTGAAGCATGTTGGCCGCGAGTATATTATTCTTGAGATGAATCACGAGACGGTTGCTGAGGAGAGGAGGAACGGTGAGCATATTCTGTACGGGGATGCGTCGCTTGAGCCGGTTCTTCAACATGCAGGTATCAGGCATACGAGGACGCTGGTGATTACGATCTCGGACTCTTCGGCTGCTGAGTCGATTGCGTTGATGGCGAGGAGGCTGAATCCCTGGACGACGATTATTACCCGTGCCCGGTACACGACCGAGAGTTCGACGCTGTTCAAGCTTGGTGTGGATGAGGTGATTGCTGATGAGCGTGAGGCTGGTCTTGCGATGGCACGAAGAGTGTTTGCGAATGAGAATGTGCCGGCACAGGATCTGGAGCAGTATGTTTTGGATGTGCGGGGCGAGATGTTTGCCGAGCGGGAGAAGGTGCTGATTCAAAAGGTGATCGATAGTAAGGTGCAGAAGATTTCGTCCAGTCTTGCACCTTCGTCGAAGTCTGAGTTTGTTCATATTGCGGTGAGCCCGGACTCCGAGGCTGCGGGTAAGGCGCTTGCTGATTTACATCTGCGAAAGAGGTTTCATGTGTCGGTTGTGTCGCTGCATCATGCGTCAGGCGAGGTTATTCTGACGCCTGACGGGACGAAGGTTCTGATGCCTGAGGATATGCTGGTTCTGAGCGGGAAGCATGAGGATCTTGAGCGGGTGAAGGAGGTGTTTGGGGATGGTGTACACGTGGATGATGAAATTTTGAAACGCGAATAGCGCGAATAAAAAAATCGCCAATGGCGATTTTTAAGAGATTGTGTAAATAATTTAATTTTAAATAATTGATCTGTTTTGAGAGGCATAGAGATTTTTTTTATTCGCGCTATTCCGCGAAGCGGTGAGCAGGCCGAAGGCATGCGATTCGCGTTTCAAAATATCATCCCACACCCAAAAATTTTTTTTTCAGATTTTTGGAGCAAAGGGGTTTGGGGGTAATCATACTGTCGTTGTGGTTATTAATTTTTTGCATCCGGGTCTGTTGTTTGAATCACGGGCCGAAACATCCAGAATAATTATATGCTCAGAAGTATATTTTCATCGAATAACCCATTGGGAGGATATACAAATATGGCCCCAAAGAAGAGACAAAAGGATTTGCTGAAGCTGTTTTCTGATATAACGCAGAAAACGAAGATTGTGGAGCCCATGAAGCAGCTCCACGGGACACTTCGTGATCAGGATGCGGTTGAACGTGAGATTGCCCTGATTATGCGGGAGATTCAGGACCGCGGATTTTTCAAGACAAAGCTTGAACCAATTCAGCTGGCACGACTTATCACCGCGTTTCATGCAGGCAAGAATGATACCGAGATCGCCCGCGAGCTTGGCGACGAGAAGCTTTCAAAGACGGTTGCCCGTGCCCGGGTTCGGCTGAAGCTGTTCCGCGATCTTGACTTTAATATGCCGTTCGATCAGGAACAGATGCGGACTTTGATGAGTACTGATAAAACGATGCGGGAGATCTCTGAGGAGTTGGGAATAAGCCCGACGACGCTTCGTGAGTACCGGCATGTGATTGAACAGAAAGAGGATGTGACGCTTGATCCATATCTGGAACGCATCCGGGATGTGATGGAGGATCGGGATCTGACGGAAAAGATGGCGTCAGGTCTGCAGGAGGACACGCTTGGCGAGGCTATTGATGTGTCTGAGTCCGACAGTATTGAGATCAACTAACTTCATATCCAATATTTTTTTCTTCTTTTTCCCTGACCTATTTCTATTTATAGCATCAGGGAGGAGTATATTGCATGTATATCAGATATGTCGGGCACTCCTGCTTTTCGCTGGAAGGGTCCAAAAAAATTCTGATTGATCCCCTGCCTGTTGACGCGGCGAAGGTTGATGCGGATCTTGTTCTGGTTACGCACGGTCATGGCGATCATCTGGGAATAACGGTACAGCTGAAGAAGCGGACGATCGCAATTCATGAGCTTGCAAGGTATCTGTCAAAAAAGGATGTGCCGGCAACCGGAATGGGTATCGGGGGAACGGTTGTTGTTGACGGCGTGAAGATCACCATGGTTCCGGCAGTTCATTCTTCTTCGGTGGAGGAGAACGGGGTGGATCTTTATATGGGAGCTGCGGCAGGTTTTGTGGTGGAGATGGACGGGGTTGTGGTGTACCATGCGGGAGATACGGGACTGTTTTCGGACATGAAGCTGATTCATGAGTTGTATCATCCTGATGTTGCCCTGCTGCCGGTTGGCGGCCATTTTACGATGGGACCGGATGAGGCGATGATTGCGGCTGAGTGGATTGGTGCTCCGCTGGTTATTCCGATGCATTACAATACGTTCCCGGCAATTATGCAGGACTTAACCGGGTTCAAGCATGCGATCGAGTCGACGACGTCGATGACGGTGGATGCGATTTCGCCCGGAAGCGGCGTTACGGTCTCGCCCAGAAAATAAAATATTTTTTTCGTTTTCTCAACAGGTGTATTGAAAAACCTGATAACTCTCTACAAAATAATTTCCTGCGGTAGATAAGTATCCGGGTCGTCGAAGAATCCGGCATCCTGTACGCACTGCTCTTCCTGCCGAAGAACGTAGAGGACGGAGAAGCCGCTGCGATTGAAGCTGAGATCACAGTCAGCGTCAAAAAAGTCTGATAATTTTTTGAAGACAGTGATGGTTTCAGCGTTGACTGAGTAGACGTACTCGTCTGCGGGTACATCGATATGCCAGCGACCGGGCCAGTTGTGAATGGTGTTGTGATGCAGGAGTTGTCCACCGAGTTTTTGCATGAGATTTTGCGATGCAGGGGAGGGGGAGCCCGGGAAGATGAGGGAGAGGGTGTCGCTGTATCTTGCAAGGTCGTCAAGCAGTTTTCGATATTCGTCGGAAGAGAGAGCCGGCATGAGATAGGGACAGGCATGGTTGCTGGCCGTGTCATAATCAGTGTAGACTGTTTCGCCGATTTTTTCTTCGGCGAGTCTGAACTCAGCAAGGTCGAGGAAGAATGATGGGTCAAGGTAGTAGATGGATTCGTGGGCGATGGTGGTGAGGACGCATCTGTTTCCTGCGAAAAATCTGATGTCAAGGAAGCGATCAAGGGTGATGAAGTTTTCAGAGCTGCGGAGAAGATCAATTGACTCTTTGCAGCAGCGGTAGTGATGGTCGTCATAGAAGGCAATTTGTGTGATGCCGTCTCCATCCGAGTATCTGGCGCCGTGATCGGTTCTCCTGCGTTCGATGAACCAGGGGGCGAATTGGTTTTTGATCTCAGGGAGGGTGGTGATGTCCTCGAGTTGACATGGGTCGGAGATGACGATTCTGTCGCAGTGTTGTTCGAGGTAGTCGAGGATGCAGAGATAGGTCTCGTGATCCCTGCTTTCCGGAT contains the following coding sequences:
- a CDS encoding DEAD/DEAH box helicase yields the protein MPYVSHPNIPQDTIEERAYQTNIARHALDGNTLVVLPTGMGKTAVALRVAAERLSIGKILMLAPTKPLVEQHYRYFSKNLLLEEHDVAMFTGSNPPAKRIEMWGKAKLCISTPEVIKNDLIAERYSLHDVSLLIVDECHRTVGNYAYVFIAERYTATASQPLILGMTASPGSDPEMVAEICGHLSVSIVESRVETDADVRAYVHEREIEYRSVDLPEDLWLALSVLNSMIDDRLVTLTDLNYRVPRREALSMKALNGVMAQIQTRMQQRDRTAYTAMSVHAELMKLKHGVTMAESQGTTALKAYLSRLESEGASGAGSKASKRICSDERFQRLLALADNWKKELHPKADEVVRIVRDQLVEDAESRVIVFATYRDGVSMLVNHLAAAGIPAIRFVGQASRDTEKGLSQKEQIEAIRQFREGEFHVLVATSVGEEGLDIPSTDLVVFYESVPSEVRSIQRKGRTGRNSSGKIIVLITKGTTDETFRWVSNTREKQMQKGVKAMRSGNVPVPAPDPAKAQMTLADAVLRAAASSAEADDAERPAIVIDNREMSSKVAEHLSNLGAKITLAALPVGDYAIGDRVLVERKTAQDFVDTLVDRDLFGQVKSLAESASRPVLIVEGGSIADLYELRNIHPNAIRNTLASIAVDFDVSLVFTRDAEETAGMLYAFARRDLGEAKSERSFHRHKSARSGREELEYILTAVPEVGPKSARDILSAFGTLRAVFSATAEELMKVKGVGEKTAGGIVGAAERKYE
- a CDS encoding DUF86 domain-containing protein; the encoded protein is MNDPDILPYLDDIFEQSENILTALETITYQDYCENPLYHSGIIRFIEIIGEAAKHIPQEFREQHPEIPWKKMTGMRDRLIHAYANVNLKYVWDVAVNDIPSLYEQIKTIRKTLE
- a CDS encoding nucleotidyltransferase family protein; translation: MSAYTSIKPFVLKTLTQHLSEIQAAYGIQTLTLFGSVARGDDMPDSDIDLLYTFASAYDTFDNYLALAEYLETILGRKVDLISPEYLKPRIRTRIEKDAITCGEGSVSA
- the glyS gene encoding glycine--tRNA ligase translates to MEDTYERVTELARRRGFVWPSSEIYGSVAGFIDYGPLGAMMKRRIENVWRKFYVVQEGYYEIECPTVGIEPIYVASGHVGGFSDKMFQCPHCQEFLRADHVAESFGIPHAGTMSKQDLHDVLVDKECPACGKVLGPVDVFDFNLMFTTSIGPGGQRKGYLRPETAQGMFVDFPRLLRFYRDHLPFGAVQIGKSYRNEISPRQGMIRLREFTQAEAEIFVHPEEKDHPFFSRYADYAMPLCGIAQQEADAPAVTKTMRQAVDEGIIANEYVAYYVAMTHDILCTVGFNPDKIRFRQHMPDERAHYATDCWDAEALSDRFGWVEIVGIADRTNYDLKAHSKVSGEKMTVFVQYPEAKKVHHKAIVPNYGKMGPMFRGKAKAIAELMPTAEPQADGLHLVVDGEEIIVPPEMYTVKDEMVDVFGEDVMPHVIEPSYGIDRMSYMVLEHAYAEDVADGETRTVMRFKSCVAPVQAAVLPLMARDGLDEIARKLVDALQNEGIQTEYDDAGAIGRRYRRQDEIGTPVCITIDYDTKEDAAATVRDRDSMKQVRLPLAEIPAVVSQLMNGKKTFDQLG
- a CDS encoding cation:proton antiporter, whose protein sequence is MSAETTMMGIFLLLACTLIVLLLSSKINLPTIIGFFVTGIIIGPSGLNLFNYEQVSLVAEFGLILLMFTIGLEISLKKLLEMKKLVLIGGGLQIILTTLFVWVVLSAFGIPSNTAFLLGLMVSASSTAIVLNIYQNNGQIDTRHGKLLLAILISQDIAVIPIMLMLPMIAGTGAGVMASLFTLGTNMIALLVVMLVALVVVPKILEVVVSRRNRELFIISVMTICIGIAWVLSLADVSMSLGAFLAGVAIAGSEYNHEVIGIIMPIRDMMTGIFFISVGMMLSVAVMMENIVLILILVGLLILAKTVIATAAGWIAGATAGTAIIGGLSLAHIGEFSFVLGSSGLSLGILTDGIYQIFLAVAIISMTIAPFAVNAAPKISQRIVHAATHGKGGASISFSTESPASKLEEEGGPVIVVGFGPAGRYVVRALKHVGREYIILEMNHETVAEERRNGEHILYGDASLEPVLQHAGIRHTRTLVITISDSSAAESIALMARRLNPWTTIITRARYTTESSTLFKLGVDEVIADEREAGLAMARRVFANENVPAQDLEQYVLDVRGEMFAEREKVLIQKVIDSKVQKISSSLAPSSKSEFVHIAVSPDSEAAGKALADLHLRKRFHVSVVSLHHASGEVILTPDGTKVLMPEDMLVLSGKHEDLERVKEVFGDGVHVDDEILKRE
- a CDS encoding response regulator receiver protein, coding for MAPKKRQKDLLKLFSDITQKTKIVEPMKQLHGTLRDQDAVEREIALIMREIQDRGFFKTKLEPIQLARLITAFHAGKNDTEIARELGDEKLSKTVARARVRLKLFRDLDFNMPFDQEQMRTLMSTDKTMREISEELGISPTTLREYRHVIEQKEDVTLDPYLERIRDVMEDRDLTEKMASGLQEDTLGEAIDVSESDSIEIN
- a CDS encoding metal-dependent hydrolase → MYIRYVGHSCFSLEGSKKILIDPLPVDAAKVDADLVLVTHGHGDHLGITVQLKKRTIAIHELARYLSKKDVPATGMGIGGTVVVDGVKITMVPAVHSSSVEENGVDLYMGAAAGFVVEMDGVVVYHAGDTGLFSDMKLIHELYHPDVALLPVGGHFTMGPDEAMIAAEWIGAPLVIPMHYNTFPAIMQDLTGFKHAIESTTSMTVDAISPGSGVTVSPRK